In Marinobacter sp. LQ44, the following are encoded in one genomic region:
- a CDS encoding OmpA family protein, producing MKIMRPVALAALTASLATPALADRQETIYLNPFAGFQLFDDKRDLSETGTFGVGVEYRFLPRWSVEAVYSRADADRKYVAGESEFQELRIDGTYYFAGPDAAWNPYISLGAGHAEFGVGDTISYTTAGTDHEETRVNVGVGFRYNVSDSISIRGDLREFHGIDESTFDTMASLGLSWAFTRTVASSKPAPAPEPAPAPAPADSDGDGVPDNRDQCPNTPAGVQVDSRGCPVDSDGDGVPDYRDECPNTAAGATVDERGCEGVTETVETIELRVQFPTNSSVIDATFDNEIRRVADFMAEYPETTVEIAGHSDSIGDAEYNRFLSQRRAEAVANRLTTVLGVDPDRVSAMGYGEAEPIASNDTAAGRAQNRRVEARIQVSR from the coding sequence AGCATCCCTTGCCACTCCCGCTCTGGCCGACCGCCAGGAAACCATTTACCTGAACCCGTTCGCCGGCTTCCAGCTGTTTGATGACAAACGGGATCTGAGCGAAACCGGCACCTTTGGTGTTGGTGTTGAGTACCGCTTCCTGCCGCGCTGGTCTGTTGAAGCTGTGTATTCACGCGCCGATGCTGACCGTAAGTACGTTGCAGGAGAGTCCGAGTTCCAGGAACTGAGAATCGACGGCACCTACTACTTTGCCGGCCCGGACGCGGCCTGGAACCCGTACATATCACTGGGTGCCGGCCATGCGGAATTTGGTGTGGGTGATACTATTTCCTACACCACTGCAGGCACCGATCACGAAGAAACCCGTGTGAACGTGGGCGTGGGCTTCCGCTACAACGTCAGCGACAGCATCTCCATCCGTGGCGATCTCCGAGAGTTCCACGGTATTGATGAAAGCACCTTTGACACCATGGCCTCACTTGGCCTGAGCTGGGCCTTCACCCGCACTGTTGCTTCCTCAAAGCCCGCTCCTGCCCCCGAACCCGCGCCAGCACCAGCTCCCGCAGATTCGGACGGTGATGGTGTGCCCGATAACCGCGATCAGTGCCCGAACACGCCAGCCGGTGTTCAGGTAGACAGCCGGGGCTGCCCGGTGGACAGCGACGGTGACGGAGTGCCGGATTACCGCGACGAATGTCCGAATACCGCTGCCGGTGCCACCGTTGACGAGCGCGGCTGCGAAGGTGTGACTGAAACCGTGGAAACCATTGAGCTGCGGGTTCAGTTCCCCACGAACAGCTCCGTGATTGATGCCACGTTCGATAACGAAATTCGTCGCGTAGCGGACTTTATGGCCGAGTACCCGGAAACCACCGTGGAAATCGCGGGTCACTCCGACAGCATTGGTGACGCAGAGTACAACCGCTTCCTGTCCCAGCGTCGTGCCGAGGCCGTTGCTAACCGGCTGACCACGGTTCTGGGCGTTGACCCGGATCGCGTAAGCGCCATGGGTTATGGCGAAGCCGAGCCGATTGCCAGCAACGACACGGCCGCTGGCCGTGCCCAGAACCGCCGTGTTGAAGCACGCATTCAGGTTAGTCGCTAA